A genomic region of Tigriopus californicus strain San Diego chromosome 1, Tcal_SD_v2.1, whole genome shotgun sequence contains the following coding sequences:
- the LOC131880236 gene encoding LIM and SH3 domain protein Lasp-like, translating into MSKKCAKCEKTVYPTEELKCLEKVWHRACFKCQVCNMTLNMKNYKGFDKLPYCGTHVPKAKATIVADTPEMKRLAENSKNQSTVKYHADFEASKGKFTQIADDPEILRIKANSQTISNVSYHGVVEQKAEQEKKRSLVEGQPGASPALPDQTARSNSNSSTVIVDGQQPSREKTSSPSLRAHFNSNTGRSERGYSSNGNQSEDLRKLSLNDGPTQRIQGASSSIGVNMGHPSGRHSQPSLHPASYSQQHSIQARSQPLPPNNGMEPPGATNEGGGPNQGSYNANVTSHSQFNTQQQQQQHTMMLQQQHLQQQALQQKHLMEQQIRIRSQGPPDSRQRPTHRQQQHMTSRQIPSSQMTGMPHSQNYMMNHMTGYGQPPQLGDQVGYASCSSQQGYPSQPLHYQQQQRQQQQQQQQQASQQPVFFHQQQGGGYGMQQQPMTQAPQSTQSQRTSIRGRCFQAMYDYEAQDVDEVSFKDGDIIVNCNPVDEGWMTGTVHRSGKYGMLPANYVEPVTL; encoded by the exons ATGAGCAAGAAGTGCGCCAAGTGCGAGAAGACGGTCTATCCTACCGAGGAGCTCAAATGTCTGGAGAAG GTGTGGCATCGAGCGTGTTTCAAATGCCAGGTCTGCAACATGACCTTGAATATGAAGAACTACAAAGGCTTCGACAAGTTGCCCTATTGCGGCAC GCACGTGCCCAAGGCCAAGGCTACCATTGTGGCGGATACACCGGAAATGAAAAGAttggccgaaaattcaaaaaatcaatccacG GTCAAGTATCACGCCGATTTTGAAGCCAGTAAAGGTAAATTCACTCAAATCGCCGATGACCCAGAGATATTGCGAATCAAGGCCAATAGCCAAACCATCAG TAATGTTTCCTATCACGGCGTGGTGGAACAGAAAGcggaacaagaaaagaaacgcAGCCTGGTCGAAGGCCAACCTGGTGCTTCTCCTGCTTTGCCCGATCAAACCGCTCgtagcaacagcaacagcagcacTGTCATCGTGGACGGTCAACAACCCAGCCGGGAAAAGACGAGTAGTCCCAGTTTGCGTGCCCATTTCAACTCCAACACTGGACGTTCAGAAAGGGGCTACTCTTCGAATGGCAACCAATCCGAAG ACCTTCGAAAGTTGAGCCTTAACGACGGGCCAACTCAAAGAATCCAAGGTGCATCTTCGTCCATCGGTGTCAATATGGGACATCCAAGTGGGCGGCATTCGCAACCTTCTCTTCATCCAGCCTCATATTCCCAACAACACTCGATTCAGGCTCGATCCCAACCTCTGCCACCTAACAATGGAATGGAACCTCCAGGAGCAACGAATGAAGGAGGAGGCCCCAATCAAGGGAGCTATAATGCCAACGTAACTTCACACTCCCAATTTAATAcgcaacagcagcagcagcagcataCAATGATGCTTCAGCAGCAACATTTGCAACAACAGGCATTGCAACAGAAGCATTTAATGGAGCAACAGATACGAATTCGAAGTCAAGGTCCTCCGGATTCTCGTCAAAGGCCAACTCACAGGCAGCAGCAGCATATGACATCGCGGCAAATACCTAGTAGCCAAATGACTGGCATGCCGCATTCGCAAAACTACATGATGAACCACATGACTGGATATGGACAACCTCCACAACTTGGAGATCAAGTTGGATACGCTAGTTGTAGTAGCCAACAGGGATATCCTTCACAGCCATTACACtatcaacagcaacaacgacagcaacagcagcagcaacagcaacaggcCTCCCAACAGCCCGTTTTTTTCCATCAACAACAGGGAGGAGGCTATGGAATGCAGCAACAACCCATGACTCAAGCGCCACAGTCCACACAGAGCCAAAGGACATCAATTAGAGGG CGATGTTTCCAAGCTATGTATGATTACGAAGCTCAGGATGTGGATGAGGTCTCATTCAAAGACGGCGATATAATTGTAAATTGCAATCCAGTTGATGAAGGCTGGATGACTGGCACAGTTCATAGAAGTGGAAAATATGGCATGCTCCCTGCCAATTATGTTGAACCTGTTACTCTCTAG
- the LOC131880229 gene encoding uncharacterized protein LOC131880229 gives MPSSDSEKTSADHHSTFEKSSSTTSSVCLGQGLIAALQGVDFLSNQFYKKLAVEDLAAIKAKFRLERQPAPFNKSGRAKSNFVAQDSLDSPQSANSINSANVDTNYDTHVDQDEDDPMSMVPKHSMSLENWVSTITSLFGTPNIAEDAAAMFKQMDAKEARGFVQWEDVLNLYIDNMTPSSLHREIKFLSHKGHFNRVEHTKRETVQKILVVDTGLTIVYILVSKFGHVGIYDDRLRLQRRYDIDIDTDPNADLNVAASDPGWVTDAFWMDNSKHAIYCTSLRTMHFFDASASVHYEEYRAFGFISIPTCLDYWFNEDDLEGESLFFFGNDTGGVSVVTFKQPLNSLFRKDEVDNVQCIFWPEIGKHHDYLVVDHTSIVHRDAVLGLKYLSRNNTIITTSRDPESSVVIRHLKGKLQSYIFKLQWGVRCFDFATLNGLSYLATGSNDKIVRLWNPVVISKPILIFSGHKYGLAEVKIQPERTLLISYDKHAIVKVWDLEQGYCVQSLTLAFPSFKVLGKEIEFGKPSFYTQTASPTTLIATCCDLLAVIKFDDLEIDQSNNKPSVESASQSEDQTLLCSPHFGPGALLLDPLQSFTLGKGTKAIPSSGSIPVGNLASPRSIGTHSTRSSPRCSDLSRSSGWSSVRNIIRNRRAGKLRHHPSMDSDAGYEQFRHFHHTSANANEETSSLNVLRVTKYFNSSKLRRFAKDKMPFLGLEICGLQELDLHTNLPLPSSFIQQGITIANVEDLMALSLGESSQKLDDPGEADWESSNTTKLDQQESKPRKLPGNRRASISIVQGDAKTLPIIAERADTSTVAKKS, from the coding sequence ATGCCCTCATCAGATTCAGAAAAAACTAGTGCCGATCATCATAGCACGTTCGAAAAAAGCAGCTCCACTACTTCGTCAGTGTGCCTAGGGCAGGGTCTCATAGCCGCATTACAAGGGGTGGATTTCCTTAGTAACCAATTTTACAAGAAACTGGCAGTGGAGGACCTGGCTGCCATCAAAGCGAAATTCAGATTGGAACGTCAGCCTGCCCCTTTTAATAAATCTGGAAGAGCCAAATCAAACTTCGTGGCTCAAGATAGCTTGGATTCTCCACAATCTGCCAATTCCATAAACTCGGCCAATGTGGACACCAATTACGACACTCATGTCGACCAAGACGAAGACGATCCCATGAGTATGGTTCCTAAGCACTCGATGAGTCTCGAAAACTGGGTTTCAACGATCACTTCACTCTTTGGGACACCCAACATTGCGGAAGATGCAGCTGCCATGTTCAAACAAATGGATGCCAAAGAAGCTCGAGGTTTTGTCCAATGGGAGGATGTGCTGAACCTTTACATCGATAACATGACACCCAGTTCTTTGCATCGAGAAATCAAATTCTTAAGCCACAAAGGCCATTTCAATCGCGTTGAACACACGAAAAGGGAAACCGTACAAAAAATCCTCGTCGTTGACACTGGATTGACAATTGTCTACATTTTAGTGAGCAAATTTGGCCATGTCGGGATTTACGATGACAGACTACGACTGCAACGAAGATACGACATCGACATCGACACCGATCCCAATGCTGATCTGAATGTAGCTGCATCGGATCCTGGATGGGTCACGGATGCTTTTTGGATGGACAACTCAAAGCACGCTATCTATTGCACTTCGCTTCGGACtatgcatttttttgacgCATCGGCATCGGTCCATTATGAAGAATATCGAGCTTTTGGCTTCATCAGTATTCCAACTTGCTTGGACTATTGGTTCAATGAGGATGATCTTGAGGGCGAATCGTTGTTCTTTTTTGGCAACGATACTGGAGGAGTTAGCGTAGTTACTTTTAAACAGCCCTTAAACTCTCTTTTTCGTAAAGACGAAGTTGATAATGtccaatgcattttttggcctgaaattggaaaacatcACGACTACTTGGTCGTGGATCACACTTCTATCGTTCATCGAGATGCTGTTCTCGGATTGAAGTATCTTTCTCGCAATAACACGATTATAACAACAAGTCGGGATCCTGAGTCCTCGGTAGTCATCCGACACTTGAAGGGGAAACTTCAAAGCTACATTTTCAAGCTCCAATGGGGAGTGCgttgctttgattttgctaCATTGAACGGACTGTCGTACCTGGCCACGGGGAGCAATGACAAGATTGTCCGCTTGTGGAATCCAGTTGTGATTTCAAAGCCTATCTTGATTTTCTCAGGTCATAAATACGGATTGGCAGAAGTTAAGATTCAACCTGAGAGAACTCTATTGATCTCATATGACAAACATGCTATTGTCAAGGTGTGGGATTTAGAACAAGGATATTGCGTTCAATCCTTGACTTTAGCCTTCCCCTCCTTCAAAGTTCTCGGTAAAGAAATCGAGTTTGGGAAGCCTTCATTTTATACGCAAACAGCCTCTCCGACCACATTGATAGCTACATGTTGCGACCTCTTGGCagtgatcaaatttgatgatctaGAAATTGATCAAAGCAACAATAAACCCTCTGTGGAGAGCGCCTCGCAATCCGAAGATCAGACTCTTTTGTGCAGCCCACATTTTGGGCCCGGAGCACTTCTGTTGGACCCATTGCAATCGTTTACACTTGGCAAAGGGACTAAAGCGATTCCTAGTTCAGGATCCATCCCAGTGGGGAATTTGGCATCCCCTCGATCTATTGGGACTCACAGCACTCGGTCTTCCCCGAGGTGTTCCGATTTAAGCCGATCCTCTGGGTGGTCCTCTGTGAGGAACATCATTCGTAATCGACGAGCGGGAAAATTGAGACATCATCCTAGCATGGATTCTGACGCTGGTTACGAACAATTCCGCCATTTTCATCACACCTCTGCCAATGCAAATGAAGAGACATCGTCCCTAAACGTCCTTAGAGTGACGAAGTACTTTAATAGTTCGAAGCTGAGACGCTTTGCGAAAGACAAAATGCCGTTTTTAGGCCTCGAGATTTGTGGTTTGCAGGAGTTAGACTTGCACACTAATTTGCCCCTAccttcttcattcattcaacaGGGAATTACGATTGCGAATGTTGAAGATCTCATGGCTCTATCACTGGGAGAATCGTCTCAAAAGCTGGATGATCCGGGAGAAGCAGACTGGGAGTCATCCAATACAACTAAATTGGATCAGCAGGAGAGCAAGCCTCGAAAATTGCCTGGAAATCGACGGGCTTCCATCTCAATTGTCCAAGGTGATGCTAAGACGTTGCCTATCATCGCGGAAAGAGCTGACACAAGCACAGTTGcaaaaaagagttga
- the LOC131878859 gene encoding vesicle-associated membrane protein 2-like: MSSDGNSTPQSGPDGRPLGPDGKPLPGPQQMQQVMAQRRMAQQQAQVDEVCGIMKNNVEKVLERDTKLTELDERADALQDGASQFEKQAGKLKNKFWLQNMKFIVIGAILGLILLIMLYFKFSDEPQQPIYYQSPPSQSDNIASGSNIPSQ, encoded by the coding sequence ATGTCTTCCGACGGAAATTCAACCCCTCAAAGTGGGCCCGATGGGCGTCCCTTGGGCCCCGATGGGAAGCCTTTACCAGGACCtcagcaaatgcaacaagtgATGGCTCAACGACGCATGGCCCAACAACAAGCCCAAGTGGATGAGGTGTGCGGAATCATGAAAAATAACGTCGAAAAGGTTTTAGAGCGAGATACCAAACTAACTGAGCTCGATGAGCGAGCCGATGCACTCCAGGATGGGGCATCCCAATTTGAGAAGCAAGCCGGCAAGCTGAAAAACAAGTTCTGGCTCCAAAACATGAAGTTCATTGTTATTGGTGCCATCTTGGGATTGATTCTTTTGATCATGCTGTATTTCAAATTCTCCGATGAACCCCAACAACCAATTTACTATCAGTCACCCCCCTCTCAGTCTGATAATATCGCTTCGGGAAGCAACATACCTTCACAATAA
- the LOC131878839 gene encoding neuronal synaptobrevin-like, whose amino-acid sequence MSDKQPPTSQPTPSADGGRPLGPDGKPLPGPQQMQQVMAQRRMAQQQAQVDEVCGIMKDNLEKVLERDSKLNELDERADALQDGASQFEKQAGKLKNKFWLQNLKSMIMMGAVGLILLLLVYWKFFASDPAPNYYYPPPPPPPPPGQSQGHSAADAGGASE is encoded by the coding sequence ATGTCTGATAAGCAACCACCCACGTCACAACCCACTCCATCTGCTGATGGGGGTAGGCCCTTGGGTCCTGATGGGAAGCCATTGCCGGGGCCTCAGCAGATGCAGCAGGTTATGGCACAACGGCGCATGGCCCAACAGCAGGCTCAAGTGGATGAAGTGTGTGGGATTATGAAGGATAACCTGGAAAAGGTCTTAGAGAGAGACTCCAAACTGAATGAGCTTGACGAGAGAGCCGATGCTTTACAGGATGGAGCCTCCCAATTCGAGAAGCAAGCTGGCAAACTGAAGAATAAATTCTGGCTCCAAAATTTAAAGTCCATGATCATGATGGGAGCCGTGGGATTGATTCTTTTGCTCCTGGTTTACTGGAAGTTCTTTGCGTCTGACCCAGCTCCCAACTACTATTACCCCCCACCTCCACCGCCCCCTCCTCCAGGCCAATCACAGGGACACAGTGCCGCTGATGCTGGGGGTGCTTCGGAATAA